One segment of Danaus plexippus chromosome 10, MEX_DaPlex, whole genome shotgun sequence DNA contains the following:
- the LOC133318983 gene encoding uncharacterized protein LOC133318983, with the protein MQNSKCTCYTFEDAVYLDCQDTILKDIKNALKRVSNVHAFSIYDLDGSEEELGPHFIPQGSCIKHIHISRTNIRYIDDETFTPLRKCLESLSILSSKIKFIPQKALSDNVIICRCQKNNTWTWIQDHPKIIKQYAVTCFNEDYPKEKCDLPFIVQLSADKQDDNSVLITWLIRNRTSVKALHVLLQRNHLF; encoded by the exons ATGCAGAACAGTAAATGCACGTGCTACACTTTTGAAGATG CCGTATATCTCGATTGCCAAGACAcgatattaaaagatataaaaaatgccCTCAAAAGAGTTAGTAATGTGCACGCGTTTTCTATATATGATCTCGACGGCAGTGAGGAAGAATTGGGACCACATTTTATACCTCAAGGCTCTTGTAtcaaacacatacatatatctcgAACTAACATAAGATACATTGACGATGAAACGTTTACGCCATTGAGAAAGTGCCTTGAAAGCTTGAGCATTTTATCAAgcaaaattaagtttataccTCAAAAGGCACTATCCG ataaCGTTATTATCTGTCGTTGCCAAAAGAACAACACGTGGACTTGGATTCAAGATcatccaaaaataataaaacagtatgCTGTTACTTGTTTTAATGAGGATTATCCCAAAGAAAAGTGTGATCTACCTTTTATCGTTCAGTTATCTGCAGACAAACAGGATGataattcagttttaataacatgGCTTATCAGAAATCGTACTTCTGTAAAAGCATTACATGTGCTATTACAACGAAATCACCTTTTCTGA